The Anolis sagrei isolate rAnoSag1 chromosome 6, rAnoSag1.mat, whole genome shotgun sequence genome includes the window TAAAAGCCCCTCAGTTCCTTTCATCCGCACTGCATCCAAGTTCAGAAACCTCACCTCTTTACAAGCTCGTAATTTTTACATGCTTTTCTCACAGTAACACTTTTCAAATTGCTAGCTGTGATTTCAATGTTTTCTAAGCTAAGTTGTCCCATGCACAAATAAAAGATGCTTTTCCCTGTAATGTTCATAATCTAAAACAAAGAAGGCTATTACTTTATGAATGGCACTCAAGAAACTACCTTGGTATTCATATTTTAGTATACTGATAGATCCCCTTCTTAAGAAAGCCCATATCACGCTTGTTGAGTGACATGGCAGTAAGAGAATTTGAATGGGTGTAGAGTTGCAAAATATCACATCTGAACACTACAGTACTAAGATTATCAAATTTCTTgaacatatttccaattttattgtgtgtgtgtgtgtgttttttttaatttactagAGTATTATAAGAGTTGTGTTCCATGACAGAAGGTTGCAATACACTGAACATCAGCAATTAGAAGGTTGGAAGTGGAATCGTCCTGGAGACAGATTACTGGATTTAGGTAAGTATATGAATGAAGTATGTCCAAGAagcattattgctattattacattgaaTATCATTAAAATTAAATATCTGGCTTAAGTTATGCTGTtgccattgttgtgtgccttgaagttatTTGCAACTTCTGGCAACCCTATCCTGGGATTTTCTAGAACTAggacttgccaaaggtcacccagtgggtttccgtcACCAAGCAGAGAATCTAagcctggtcttcagagtcatatccagtgctcaaaccactacacttggATGCCTTTACTCTACATTAGTCAGAATTAAAGCAACCAAAATTCTCAACTGGTGAAAGTTTATTGTCTGTCATTTAACTAACATTGCAAACTGCATTCACAAAGCTgtatttataatacagtaaaactgtgttgcATTAAGTTAAATTGGACTTCAtttgttttcattcatttttaatttcagtatttcaatattaatatcaactcaatacagagtttattgtATGATATAATAGGGTATAATATTAGTTAtgcttatttttaatagtaattctCAACCTACATTAAGCGGCATCTACCAATCCTCATGGATGCCGATtagctgagagtctactgtattgcCATGTTAGCTTCTGTGAAGGCCATTGAGTgtttgctattttgttttataaGAAATGTATACCAGCCGTAAATAACAGGATATGGTTGTGAGCACAGATTATCTAAGACAAAACAAGGTTGTTGGCAAAAAGTATGCTTAGTAAATGTCATTTTATATAGCCCAAAATATATACAttggaattatttttattgcctggttttctaaaatgttttttgtttgtatattttggtAGATATTCCTATGTCTGTAGGAGTAATTGATATAAAAACAAATGCAAGCCAGCTCAATGCAGTTGAATTTCTGTGGGATCCTGGAAAACGCACATCTGCCTTTATTCAGGTTTGAAAACTTTCTTGAAAAAATATGCCTTTTATAAAGTTTTTTTAGTTCTGGTGTCTCATTGAATTAAATTTACTAGAAAATTTATTATTGTAATGAATTTCACAAGGATTTTATCACATACGGAATTTGTTTCCATTCTGGTTGTGATTGTGAAGGTTTGAAACTTCTACGGGatcaaagaaacagaagaagcaTACAGACATGGGAAGGATTGTTCTTTGCAGTAGTACCTCACTCAGGAATAATCTAGAGCagggctttttaatttttttccactcacaaccctTTAAGATCCAAGAAATTTTATATGACCCCAACTatatataaaataggtgtaaAAACCAAGAatctactgataataaatcagtacttgcaaagcttgctaaacaggctgattttccttttttatgaagtacagctgaagcatcttctgcagagtccactgtaaactttacactacagatttgtgtaaatgcctAAAATACCCACTAGGTGCTGTTCAGAAAGCCTTGAGctaaagggaccccatttggggtcaggacccatagtttaagaagcagtgatttaGAGGCCTGATTGTTACTAACATGGACTTCATTCCAGTATTAAGTTaagacatgattttttttattaaagcctTTACCATCTAatgattgtatatatatatatacatagtttTAAACTACAGGCCATCCACTGTTGCAAGGGTTGGAAATGCAGGATCCTCCAAAAAGTGTAAACACTATCTTAAGCTTCCTGCCCAACCATACTTAACATGCTTGAGACTGAGGTGAAGTGCAAAATAAGGAAGAGGTGATGACAGCAGATCCCTGGTCCTCTCTTGTCACCTTTATGAAGACACTTCTGTCTGGGCCTCCACTTGGGTGCTGGAGAAATACCTCAACATGTTTTACAGCACAGAATTCTTGAGGGATGGAAATACAATGATTCAGTTTATCTTTGCTGAAATTGGATAAAATAAGCTCCTCAAAACTAAAGTATACCAGATTAAAGAATGCTATTATTGATCACAACATGCTTGTTTGTCTCCCAGTTGTGATAGTGATCAaaaaagcaacacacacacattgtgatTTGGTTTGATATTTTTCAGGTACATTGTATCAGCACTGAATTTACACCCCGTAAAcatggaggagagaaaggggttCCTTTTAGAATTCAGGTTGACACTTTTAAGCAAGCAGAAAATGGAGAATACACTGATCATCTGCATTCAGCCAGCTGCCAGATCAAAGTTTTTAAGGTAAGAGATGTAATCATATGGTGGAGGAAAAtcgtgtttttaatgtttatttattatatcatgCATTTGTTTTCAATTATGGAATTTGAGGCAGATTGCAAACTGagcaaataaaaatattgatatCATCTTAGTATAGATTTTAGTAATACAGAAAAGGAGCCTATTGAATTGTAGTTACTTACATTTCTAAAAACATGATTTTCTATAACTTTTGTCTTTAGCCAAAGGGGGCAGACAGAAAACAGAAAACCGACAGAGAAAAGATGGAGAAGCGAACTCCccatgagaaagaaaaatatcagCCATCATATGACACTACAATTCTCACAGAGGTAATAATATGGAAATGTCTTCAtttgcagatgatgatgatgatgataagaagCACGCATGCCATTCCTTAATGCAATGAGTGAGTTAGTTTCAAAGGGTGGGCCAAAAGCTAGATACAGATTAggtctctcttatccaacatgCTTGGACCAGTGATTTTGGGGGTTTTGATTTTTCTGAGGTTATGGAATATCCATATTTTCCATATACAATGAGAGATAAGGGGGTATCAGAGACCCACCACCCACTAATTTTTTCCTCAAGGTGCCTTTCCTTCACCGCAGTCAGGACTTTGATGGGAGAAAGAGAAATGGGAGAGGACTGCTTAAACTAGGCCCTTCTAAGAAGGATACACCCTGGATGCTTCAACAGCTATCAGCACACTTTCTGCCCTTTTATCATAGTATCTGGGTAGAGAGAAGATAATTCTTCCACTTGCCATATGAGTCTTCATTTTCTTGGCTGTATAAGGGTGGCATCTAATGGGGTCACTCCTTGCTTACCCTTGGGGCCCGTTTTCACGGCACAAACACCACAATTTTCCACCACTGGCCAGATATAAGGTGAGTGTGGAAACATCTGGGGCATCTGTTTTTTACAGAAGCCTCGTGTAAGTAGAGTCCTCCTCTCACTACTCTCTCATCTCTTCATCGAGGCTCCTTGAAAACATCAGCAGGTACTGGAGGTGTGACTAACCCCCTTCAAGATTTGGAGTTTTTGGGATTTCTGGGTAAGGGAGACTCAGTCTGTATATCTAAAAATAAGCTTTTGTTTCATGTATTTGACCAAGAGAtaaaaatcagtaaaaaaaaatctatatgatTTAGGGCCAATACATGGTTAAAACATTTAAGGGAAATTAATTTGCATATCTAAACATCCTTCAGTGCCAGAGAGAAACTGTTTTCAGATTTGTGTTGTTCTTGTCCAGTTTGGGCTCACAGGTGTATTTTAGAggttattggttttttaaaaaatgggcagAGCCTCACTGgccttttgcatttctttttatttcaacaCCAGTGAGTTTTCTATTGCTTTTTAAAGATTGCAGAAGTTTTTGAAAGGCTTTAAAAATTTTCCTCACTGTATAGTGAAAAGAAATTGATCCACATCTTTGGTGTTTGTCCAGATGAGGCTTGAGCCTATATTTGAAGATGCAGTTGAACATGAGCAGAAAAAGTCCAGCAAGCGGACTTTGCCAGCAGACTGCGGTGATTCTCTGGCAAAGCGAGGCAGTGTAAGGGACTTCTGCTTACTTTTCATTGTGCAAGTTATCTTGTGCAGTGTTAGATATAGGACCAATTTCTGTCATCGaagatcaaaaaacaaagattttgccTGCCTTGGCTTAATTTAATTCATATTTTGCTACCCACAAATTACTTTATCCTTGTGTCTTAGTGGGAAATGCTTCCTAAATCTAACACATAAGTAACATGTTAGCAGGCCTGAGAGTCCTGTTGAAGTCAAGAGCTTCAATTTACAAATGAAATGGCTTTATTGAATAGTTGTGTTCTTGAAAGCTGTTTTCTTATATGTAATTAATAGAATATGAAGTAAAAATATCTTTAAGCTatggtgtgtttttctttttttccatgtgTATGTTTTTGTAGGCTGCAGGTTTTTTTCACTCTGTATTTGGTCAGACTGCAATATTTTTACTTAGTTATTCTGAAGACTGCCTTTCTGTTTCCTACCTTCATATTCTTTTAAGTAGTACAAGTTAAATATTTTTAGCTTTGACTGATGCTGGAGTGAATCAGTCATTTGTAGGATGTGAATTGGCAGCACTTGATGTAgtatatgggtttttttaaaaacctgtagaATCTTCtattaaaaattacatttttcttcCGCATTTTCTGAAATGAGCTCAAGGCAGTCTCCCTTTTCATAACAGGACTATTGCTGTAGGTGGGCTTGAGAAATAGTGACTCACAGGAGTCAAATTTGTTACAAAAGATTTTAAGTCCAGTTCTCCAGTCTTGTTCAAATCATTCAGTAGATGGTTGATCTGCCACAAATAGATTGTATCTTTAGGCAAGTACTTCCCTAATGGAACCCCAGAGTTTATGGGagaacaacttccagaattcctgctTGTTCATGATGATCTGGGCTTGTGCAAATTGAAACCAGCAGCATCTGGGGATTGCTTTTCTAGGTGCTGCAAAATTTAATAGAATTTTTTGCGACTATAATTCAGAGGATTTACTAGAGACCATAGGTTTACCTTCATCTaagacaggggttctcaaactttttacatagagggccaggtcacagtccctcaaactgttggagggccggattataatttgaaaaaaagcatgaattcctatgcacattgcacatatcatatttgtagtgcaaaaacacttaaaccaatacaataattaaaatgaagaacaattttaagaaatataaacttattagtatttcaatgggaagtgtgggcctccttttggctgatgagataggattgttgtttttgttgtgtgttttcaagtcatttcagacttaggctgactctgagcgagggccgggtaaatgaccttggagggccatatccggcccccgggccttagtttgaggacccctgatctaagatCTGCAAAAATTCTAGTTGTTTCTTCCTAGGAACAGTTGCACATTTTGAAAGAACTCATGTAGTGGCTTGTTTGCTTTCCTTGCTCTTCATTTTATGCAGTGCAGTTGCTTGAGGACACAAAGACCAGAACCTTTGGCAAACGGATCCTTTGTATTCTTCCGAGTTTTAATTAGAAGGAAAAAATAGTTCTGGCCTCTGTTGACCTTACCTTGGCTTTTTCAGTATATGACAGCATTCATGCTCTTCAGCAGAATGGCTGAGGCAAACTTGGAAGAACCTTTGAGACAGTAAAGATGCACAGAATTTCTACAAACAAACCAATTGTAAAGGATGTGGTAGTTTCTTGTTGTGGTTACTGTCCTGTTTCTGTTTAGAAAGCTAGTCAAAACTTTACACTGTTTCTAATTTCTTTACTATGTATGCTTTTCTAGGTGGGGGCTTGTAGTAGAGACTTGTCATGAAAGAAGTAAACATTTGATCTGTGCAGATAATTGCCAGGCACATAGGAAGGAGAACATTTGATGAGGCTGCTCATGTTTGTGCTGTATAATATGTGATCACACATGCAAACTATTGATTCCTTTGGCTGGAAACAATGCTCAAGTGTAGGTTCTAAAGGGAAAATGATACAGGGAATGGAAATCATCAACAATCATATCAGTGCTAATTACTTGTTAAGAGTTCCACATGGGAAATTACAAAATTTGCTTGCAGAATGGCAGAATAATGCACATGGGCTGCAACAGGTAGGGGAAATACTGATTCTGGCAGCAGTAATGGAATTCCGCATAAGTGGATTCTGGCCTTTTAGGTTTATAGTAGTCATTCTCAAGAACTGAAATCCACACAGCCTAGGTTAGGAGGACAACCTTAACCCTAAACCAAAAGTTACTTTACTGATTAAATGCCAGAATCTCAAGAAAATAACTCAGGAAAAATGTCTACTTCAAACAGAGATTACACATTCAATGCATTATATATCCAGAAGAAATGTTCCTTGTCCAGTCCGCTGGAAGCAGTGACAGTACATTAAGCATAAAATCTCACTGTCCATGTTTGGAGATCTACAGCATAACCCTCTGTAGAAGGGGTGCAAATGcatatttgttttaattaaactgctgtTTAATTTTCTTCCTTATTTTAGTGTTCTCCATGGCCTGATACACCTAGTGCATTTGTGAGCAGTAGTCCTTCTCCAACTCCAGCTTTTACCTCTACTCCGCATACTACATACAGTGTCCCAGACAGGTATGTTTCTCTTCGAGATTTGCGAGTCATCTTAAAGCGCAATGTTGAgattttaaatgctgtttttttAGTGCTGCACCTCAGTATGGAAGAAGTCAGTGTGCTCTGAAACTTCAGCCTGATGGTTTCTGGAATTCCACAGATGGAACTGAATAGCAGTCATCACTTTTGCTTCTATTACCATTTAAATTCAATAGCAGCTCCACACTCTATGTATTGAAGTACACCAGAGCATCCTGTACCATGCAACCTGGCAGCGTGAAATGCAATATGTGTCTCCTTCTATTAGGAAGAAATAAAACCGGGAAGATGTGTATTGTTTTTTTTGTAGGAGCTACCAGAACAGCTCGGGGTTTGCATGGGCCCACAGACTATATTCTAGGTAATGATGCTTTCTAACATAAGGTAGAGATTTTAGTCCTGTGATTTGATTCCTGGCTGGATGGTGTTTTGAAAAGGCTTTGGGGGCCTTAAAGAACTTGCATGGTTTCACGCTGGGTTATGAACATACAAGTCAAAACAGTACATGCATAGCAGGTCCAGCTTTCCTCATGATGAGTTTTCTGTCTTTATTCTGGAAAACTAACTTATAGAAAGATGTTATCCATGCAATCCAGATGTGTGGGACACCTATCAGCCTGTTTCAAATCAGAAAAGGAGcatggtgggaattgtagttgtaaaCATCTGGAGACAACTAGACCAGAGGTACACATTGGTGTGTTTGTTGAACAAGTGTTTCTCTATTATTGCCTCCCAATGACTGTTTGGTCTTATCTGCGGCTTGATGTGAGAAGTGCTAAGAAGGAAATTAGTTTCAAAATCGCATTTTGGTAGAATATTGAGGTCTACCCCACTGGATCACAGCCTTGGTTTTCAAAAATCAGAGCAAAATCATTTTGTGATCATCCTTTCCACATCCTTTCTTGTCTAGTAATTCATCATCTCCAAATCACCAAGGAGATGGAATTCCCCAAGTCTCTGGAGAGGTGAGTCTCATGCAACCCAGAAAGTCTCATTTCATTTGTAGCACCTTGAAAACTCCTGTGATGCCGTCTTCTTTTGTGCAAAGTCTGGAGACATTTAATGGTCATTTTTTCTCTTCCCTAGCAACTTCACCCAGCAGCCACAATCCAAGAAACCCAAAAATGGTTGGTTAAGCATAGATTTTCCTCTTACACAAGACTGTTTTCAAATTTCTCAGGTAGGTAATATAaacaatttttaatgttttgtggtgtttctttcattatgTCAGCTTGTGTTTCTTCTGTGAAACCTCATGTACATATGATTACAtataagcagtccccaagttgctaACAAGTTAGGTTGTGTAGATTTGTTCTCAACTTGAATTTGTATATGTCGGAagggtacattttttaagtgtagctccagctATATGTATATAAAGGTTTTGGATAGGATaggaaagataggaaagggttaacatccctgtgatgtttattttgctgtctgtgcccgtgTTCAGAACATttgacctcactttctgtccctgtgataattggattttgaaaaatttggcttgttgtggaaacaatggTTGAAGAtgaaacttcagtggagacacctttttcctctGATAACTATTTCAGGACTAAATGTCCCTTTCTAggggtatatttctctcacttcctgtggtctcacCACTGTTCtgttataagttggatgtttggggttatttggggtgctgagtcagaaaagtgcattggatcagctctagtttcttagatatggttgaaTATATAATGGAAAGTTTGTATCATGAATCTGTGCTTTTGGTATGAAATAAATAGATTTTCATGTCGTACACTTTTAATTTATAAATCATGCTACTTCAAAATACACTTTTATGGGTGAGCAGTGTGAAGAGGGGtatatggtatatgttctgtatctcacaaATTAGAGTTGATAGGGGGAAGAGCTGATTTGGGGAAACTGGTGcctttttggaatcagcaagtcaaatatacccagaaataggcctaacatttgagacaccaaaatgcGTGTTGACCAGTgttatgggaattgcagtccacagGAGTAAGCTTTCCAAACTTGTTAATAATTCCTAGGTGATCAAATGCTCCTCCACTTTATCCCTTCTTTGTGGCTATTTGCTTCCATGCTTTGCTTGATGAGTTGTGAGCTTCTGCCAGCATTCCTACTCATCAAATGCTAGACATTGGTCATTCATCCCTCATTCATTGATTAAATCTGTCGGCACACACAAGTCA containing:
- the UBP1 gene encoding upstream-binding protein 1 isoform X1, producing MAWVLKMDEVIESGLAHDFDASLSGIGQELGAGAYSMSDVLALPIFKQEDSDLPSDNETKHPPFQYVMCTATSPAVKLHDETLTYLNQGQSYEIRLLDNRKMGDLPEITGKLVKSIIRVVFHDRRLQYTEHQQLEGWKWNRPGDRLLDLDIPMSVGVIDIKTNASQLNAVEFLWDPGKRTSAFIQVHCISTEFTPRKHGGEKGVPFRIQVDTFKQAENGEYTDHLHSASCQIKVFKPKGADRKQKTDREKMEKRTPHEKEKYQPSYDTTILTEMRLEPIFEDAVEHEQKKSSKRTLPADCGDSLAKRGSCSPWPDTPSAFVSSSPSPTPAFTSTPHTTYSVPDSNSSSPNHQGDGIPQVSGEQLHPAATIQETQKWLVKHRFSSYTRLFSNFSGADLLKLTKEDLVQICGLADGIRLYNALKSRSVRPRLTIYVCQEQLGNVQLEQPQDSGSGENRNGAIFVYHAIYLEEMAASEVTHKLALAFNIPLHQINQVYRQGPTGIHILVSDQMVQNFEDESCFLVTTIKAENGEGFHIILK
- the UBP1 gene encoding upstream-binding protein 1 isoform X3; translated protein: MAWVLKMDEVIESGLAHDFDASLSGIGQELGAGAYSMSDVLALPIFKQEDSDLPSDNETKHPPFQYVMCTATSPAVKLHDETLTYLNQGQSYEIRLLDNRKMGDLPEITGKLVKSIIRVVFHDRRLQYTEHQQLEGWKWNRPGDRLLDLDIPMSVGVIDIKTNASQLNAVEFLWDPGKRTSAFIQVHCISTEFTPRKHGGEKGVPFRIQVDTFKQAENGEYTDHLHSASCQIKVFKPKGADRKQKTDREKMEKRTPHEKEKYQPSYDTTILTEMRLEPIFEDAVEHEQKKSSKRTLPADCGDSLAKRGSCSPWPDTPSAFVSSSPSPTPAFTSTPHTTYSVPDSNSSSPNHQGDGIPQVSGEQLHPAATIQETQKWLVKHRFSSYTRLFSNFSGADLLKLTKEDLVQICGLADGIRLYNALKSRAGHRYDAGTDE